In Kordia antarctica, the following proteins share a genomic window:
- a CDS encoding response regulator transcription factor gives MIQIALVDDHLLFREGIKAIFQEEKNMEISLEASDGEEFLNSLKNSVIKPNVVLLDIRMPNLDGYATAEILLKEYPEMKIIILTMHEEERHIIRMIELGVNGYLMKNASPDEVVECIECVLEHDYYFNNKITNIMRKILMYKGKRTVDNMIYDLTEREKEVLELICKEFTAKEIGEKLFISFRTVEGHRKKLLAKLNVKNTAGLVVFALKNEIVSFE, from the coding sequence ATGATACAAATAGCATTAGTTGACGATCATTTACTCTTTAGAGAAGGCATCAAAGCGATATTTCAAGAAGAAAAAAACATGGAAATCAGCTTGGAAGCTTCAGATGGTGAAGAATTTTTGAACTCTTTAAAAAACTCGGTGATCAAACCAAATGTGGTTTTATTAGACATTCGAATGCCAAATTTGGATGGCTACGCTACGGCAGAAATACTATTGAAAGAATATCCAGAAATGAAAATAATCATTCTTACGATGCATGAAGAAGAACGGCACATTATCCGAATGATAGAATTAGGTGTAAATGGATATCTCATGAAAAATGCAAGTCCTGATGAAGTCGTAGAATGTATTGAATGTGTGCTAGAACACGATTATTATTTCAACAATAAAATCACGAATATCATGCGTAAAATACTAATGTACAAAGGAAAACGGACAGTTGATAACATGATATATGATCTTACCGAACGCGAAAAAGAAGTACTGGAATTAATCTGTAAAGAATTCACAGCCAAAGAAATAGGAGAGAAGCTGTTCATCAGTTTCCGTACGGTAGAAGGTCATCGAAAAAAACTACTTGCAAAACTCAATGTCAAAAACACCGCAGGATTGGTTGTATTTGCTTTGAAAAATGAGATTGTGAGTTTTGAGTGA
- a CDS encoding sensor histidine kinase, whose amino-acid sequence MVDQTQEGTSLILFIGMLGMFFLAIAIVGFVLIYKRRLLKQQMKLQEQQIAHQQQLLNSAIKIQDEERKRFAADLHDEIGGGISTILLQVSKLKKEQAENIFVNNQSDEIKKQLNNLLKKVREISYNIMPPTLEDFGLNEALSDLCFTIAEAGIITVNYNWNGSENRLNFSSELALYRIIKETLVNVVKHAKATKVSVSIENTTKCFKLLVSDNGKGFNTKTIKKGAGLRNIKDRALILGAEFSISSETTNGTTIRLQLNKQKNDTNSIS is encoded by the coding sequence CTTCGCTAATACTTTTCATTGGCATGCTAGGAATGTTTTTCCTCGCCATTGCTATTGTTGGTTTTGTATTAATTTACAAAAGAAGATTGCTAAAACAACAAATGAAGCTTCAAGAACAGCAAATTGCACATCAACAACAATTACTAAACAGTGCAATAAAAATTCAAGATGAAGAGCGAAAACGCTTTGCTGCCGATTTACACGACGAAATTGGTGGCGGAATTTCTACCATACTATTACAAGTTTCAAAATTGAAAAAAGAGCAAGCGGAGAATATTTTTGTAAATAATCAATCTGATGAAATCAAAAAGCAATTAAACAATCTATTAAAAAAAGTCCGTGAGATTTCATACAATATCATGCCGCCAACGTTGGAAGATTTTGGTTTAAATGAAGCATTGAGCGATTTATGTTTTACAATCGCTGAAGCTGGAATTATCACTGTAAATTACAATTGGAATGGAAGTGAAAACCGATTGAACTTTTCGAGTGAATTGGCTTTATATCGAATCATAAAAGAAACTTTAGTCAATGTCGTAAAACATGCAAAAGCCACAAAAGTGAGCGTTTCTATTGAAAATACTACGAAATGTTTCAAACTATTAGTTTCAGATAATGGCAAAGGATTCAATACAAAAACCATCAAAAAAGGCGCAGGATTGCGAAATATAAAAGATCGTGCGTTAATCTTAGGTGCGGAATTTAGTATTTCATCAGAAACAACTAATGGAACAACGATTCGTTTACAATTAAACAAACAAAAAAATGATACAAATAGCATTAGTTGA
- the fsa gene encoding fructose-6-phosphate aldolase has protein sequence MKFFIDTANLDQIREAQALGILDGVTTNPSLMAKEGITGKENIINHYKAICEIVDGDVSAEVIATDFDGMVREGEELAALHTQIVVKLPMIADGIKACKYFSDKGVKTNVTLVFSAGQALLAAKAGATYVSPFIGRLDDISTDGLNLVAEIRMIYDNYGYETQILAASVRHTMHIIDCAKIGADVMTGPLSSITGLLKHPLTDIGLAKFLADYKKGN, from the coding sequence ATGAAATTTTTTATTGACACAGCTAACTTAGATCAAATTCGCGAAGCGCAAGCATTAGGAATTTTGGATGGTGTAACGACAAATCCTTCGCTTATGGCGAAAGAAGGAATTACAGGAAAAGAAAATATTATCAATCATTACAAAGCAATTTGCGAGATTGTTGATGGAGATGTTTCTGCTGAGGTAATTGCGACTGATTTTGACGGAATGGTCAGAGAAGGCGAAGAATTAGCGGCGTTACACACACAAATTGTAGTGAAACTTCCAATGATTGCAGATGGAATTAAAGCGTGTAAATATTTCTCTGATAAAGGCGTTAAAACAAATGTAACTTTAGTGTTTTCGGCAGGTCAGGCATTATTAGCTGCAAAAGCTGGTGCAACGTATGTATCACCATTTATTGGACGTTTGGACGATATTTCTACAGACGGTTTGAACTTGGTTGCGGAAATTAGAATGATTTATGATAACTACGGATATGAAACGCAAATTTTGGCAGCTTCTGTACGTCACACAATGCATATTATTGATTGTGCAAAAATTGGCGCAGATGTAATGACAGGTCCATTATCGTCAATTACTGGTTTGTTAAAACATCCATTAACGGACATCGGATTGGCTAAATTTTTAGCAGATTACAAGAAAGGAAACTAA
- a CDS encoding VF530 family protein — protein sequence MSNEQVNNPLHGVKLAEIVEKLVDYYGFEELSERININCFKSNPSVKSSLKFLRRTPWAREKVEVLYLRVIKKDS from the coding sequence ATGAGCAACGAACAAGTAAATAATCCGTTACACGGTGTAAAATTGGCTGAAATTGTAGAGAAATTAGTCGATTATTATGGTTTTGAAGAATTATCGGAACGCATTAATATCAACTGTTTTAAAAGTAATCCGTCGGTAAAATCGAGTTTAAAGTTTTTGCGACGAACACCTTGGGCGCGCGAAAAAGTTGAAGTTTTATATCTTCGAGTTATTAAAAAAGACTCATGA
- a CDS encoding cytochrome c oxidase assembly factor Coa1 family protein, which yields MNTNIIESKPWWKRNWKSSLGLVIIMLILLSYVFSSNFGAIVSDYTKAYADPTLFELPLEKVRANKRVQETLGTIEPIDNMTILNGEVQYSNDNKMVTSTIKITGEHGKAMLDIFATFENNSWLYKKIIVRIKNPPEKKETIQILETAIVDE from the coding sequence ATGAATACCAATATTATTGAATCAAAACCTTGGTGGAAACGAAACTGGAAATCGTCTCTAGGATTGGTAATTATCATGTTAATCTTATTGTCGTATGTGTTTTCGTCAAACTTTGGAGCAATCGTTTCTGATTACACAAAAGCATATGCAGATCCTACTTTATTTGAACTTCCGTTAGAAAAAGTACGCGCCAACAAACGTGTGCAAGAAACACTTGGAACTATTGAACCGATTGATAATATGACAATCCTAAACGGAGAAGTTCAGTATTCAAATGATAACAAAATGGTAACTTCTACTATTAAAATTACAGGCGAACACGGAAAAGCAATGTTGGATATTTTTGCAACATTCGAAAATAATAGTTGGTTATACAAAAAGATTATTGTTAGAATCAAAAATCCGCCAGAAAAAAAAGAAACGATTCAAATTTTAGAAACTGCAATTGTTGATGAATAA
- a CDS encoding DinB family protein, whose amino-acid sequence MKKQIKYISASLVLLFLCNFSVNAQKIEAPKGYDTQIGNVVSMLEDLKSRVTRSVSRLSQEETDFLLDENANRIGAMIYHLAATEKYYQLYTFENRGFNKDEKAWETALGLGDNGREAFINKPISYYLDIWNEVRNETLRLLKTKDDAWFTSDVKGSSMNNHWAWYHVMEHQANHMGQIRLIIKRIDN is encoded by the coding sequence ATGAAAAAACAAATCAAATACATTTCGGCTTCTTTAGTACTATTATTTCTATGTAATTTCTCTGTAAATGCACAAAAAATTGAAGCACCAAAAGGATACGATACACAAATAGGAAATGTGGTTTCTATGCTTGAAGACTTAAAAAGTCGTGTCACGAGAAGTGTTTCCAGATTATCACAAGAAGAAACAGATTTTTTATTAGATGAAAATGCCAACAGAATTGGCGCTATGATTTATCATTTAGCGGCAACAGAAAAATATTATCAACTCTATACATTTGAAAATAGAGGATTTAATAAAGATGAAAAAGCATGGGAAACTGCGTTGGGTTTAGGAGATAATGGGCGAGAAGCTTTTATAAACAAGCCAATCAGTTATTATTTAGATATTTGGAATGAAGTCAGAAATGAAACCTTACGACTCTTAAAAACGAAAGATGATGCTTGGTTTACTTCTGATGTGAAAGGTAGTAGTATGAATAATCATTGGGCTTGGTATCATGTAATGGAACATCAAGCAAATCATATGGGACAAATTCGGTTGATTATTAAGAGAATTGACAATTAG
- a CDS encoding SDR family oxidoreductase has protein sequence MSKVVLITGGSSGIGKSIGILLVEQGYTVYGTSRNPDKFNDFTAFKLIALDVRNTESIQKAFASIIAAEGRLDVLINNAGVGITGPIEETPDEEIHKAFQTNLYGPIAVMKAVLPQMRAQKSGHIINVTSIAGYMGLPYRGIYSASKGALELVTEAMRMEVKMFGIEIANVAPGDFATNIAAGRYHTPVFDDSPYKEVYENMLEEMNSHVDSGSDPKEMADAVLKIIQTKKPKIHYKVGAFMQKFSIVLKRILPDKMYEKMLMNHYKL, from the coding sequence ATGTCTAAAGTTGTATTAATTACTGGTGGCTCATCAGGAATTGGAAAATCTATTGGAATTTTATTAGTTGAACAAGGCTATACTGTATACGGAACTAGCAGAAATCCTGATAAATTCAACGATTTTACAGCTTTTAAACTCATCGCACTTGATGTCCGAAATACGGAAAGTATTCAAAAAGCATTCGCTTCAATTATAGCAGCAGAAGGTCGTTTGGATGTTTTGATAAATAATGCAGGCGTCGGAATTACAGGACCGATTGAAGAAACGCCCGATGAAGAAATCCACAAAGCTTTTCAAACCAATTTATACGGACCAATAGCTGTTATGAAAGCGGTTTTGCCACAAATGCGCGCACAAAAAAGCGGTCATATTATCAATGTAACTTCCATTGCAGGTTATATGGGTTTGCCGTATCGCGGAATTTACTCAGCTAGCAAAGGCGCTTTAGAGTTAGTCACAGAAGCAATGCGCATGGAAGTTAAGATGTTTGGCATTGAAATTGCAAATGTTGCACCAGGTGATTTTGCAACGAATATTGCCGCAGGACGTTATCATACGCCAGTTTTTGATGATTCTCCGTACAAAGAAGTTTACGAAAATATGTTGGAAGAAATGAATTCACATGTTGATAGTGGTTCAGATCCTAAAGAAATGGCAGATGCAGTTTTGAAAATTATTCAAACCAAAAAACCAAAAATTCATTACAAAGTTGGCGCGTTTATGCAAAAATTTTCTATTGTATTAAAACGAATTTTGCCAGATAAAATGTATGAGAAAATGTTAATGAATCATTATAAGTTGTAA
- a CDS encoding TlpA family protein disulfide reductase encodes MKYITPLLLILICFGCNDTTKKNAEDVAYFGGEIINPTDEFVMLYYKGKLVDSLKLDEKNRFLAKLKNHQNGLYKFSHNREHQYINIEKGDSLLLRLNTYAFDESLSFTGKGAEKNTFYIELFLLNEKHERPVYQYSQLNSDDFLQKIDSLQHIKLNKQKKFLIGNPTVSSDFKDFTDKVIQYYDYEYRETYQNMFNKRRLKDSTLTIKDSFSEYKKGVNMNDSTMSYYTPYTRYIMRFINNASYSECMKKSWKKDRKVNTSLTYNKNKLALIDSLVTYPYLRNELLRYTAYSYYSDNTLDTAKNNEFFKLYQNVATDEESKEEISNLHTGIKNLQTGNKFSNTIYVYDETHNRILMNRLSSDRGKTILYFWTSKQLRHKQSITMKIKALAESYPNLNIVGISLDTDHKYWKKAVEELDFKESKQYRVGDKESLLKDFALIDINKLIIIDQSGHFVNAFASIFNNDLKEQLK; translated from the coding sequence ATGAAATATATTACCCCATTATTACTTATATTGATTTGTTTTGGTTGTAATGATACCACTAAAAAAAATGCAGAAGATGTAGCATATTTTGGTGGAGAAATTATAAATCCAACGGACGAATTTGTGATGCTTTATTACAAAGGAAAACTCGTAGACTCCTTAAAACTAGATGAAAAGAATCGTTTTTTGGCGAAATTAAAAAATCACCAAAACGGATTATATAAGTTCTCTCACAATCGCGAACATCAGTATATTAATATCGAAAAAGGTGACAGTTTGTTGTTACGTTTGAATACATATGCATTTGATGAATCTTTATCTTTTACCGGAAAAGGTGCCGAAAAAAACACCTTTTATATTGAGTTATTCTTGTTGAATGAAAAACATGAACGACCTGTTTATCAATATTCTCAATTGAATAGTGATGATTTTTTACAAAAAATAGACTCCTTACAACATATAAAGTTGAACAAACAGAAGAAATTCTTGATTGGTAACCCAACTGTTTCTAGTGATTTTAAAGATTTTACAGATAAAGTAATCCAGTATTATGATTATGAATATCGTGAAACATATCAAAATATGTTCAATAAGCGAAGACTCAAAGATTCTACCTTAACGATTAAAGACTCATTTTCTGAGTATAAGAAAGGTGTCAATATGAATGATTCTACTATGAGTTATTATACACCTTATACACGCTATATAATGCGATTTATTAACAACGCATCTTATAGTGAATGTATGAAAAAATCATGGAAAAAGGATCGTAAGGTCAATACTTCTTTGACCTATAATAAGAATAAATTAGCATTGATTGATAGTTTGGTAACGTATCCATATTTACGCAACGAATTGCTTCGCTACACAGCGTATTCCTATTATAGTGATAATACGTTAGATACTGCTAAGAATAACGAATTCTTCAAACTGTACCAAAATGTAGCAACTGACGAAGAATCTAAAGAAGAAATTTCAAACCTTCATACTGGAATCAAAAATTTACAAACTGGAAATAAGTTTTCTAATACTATTTATGTGTACGACGAAACTCATAATAGAATTCTGATGAATAGATTAAGTTCTGATCGAGGGAAAACTATTTTATACTTTTGGACGTCTAAACAATTAAGACACAAGCAATCGATTACGATGAAAATTAAAGCGTTGGCAGAAAGCTATCCAAACTTAAATATTGTCGGAATTAGCTTAGATACCGATCATAAATATTGGAAAAAAGCCGTAGAAGAACTTGATTTTAAAGAAAGTAAACAATACCGAGTTGGCGATAAAGAAAGTCTGTTGAAAGATTTTGCGTTGATTGATATTAACAAATTAATTATCATAGATCAAAGCGGACATTTTGTAAATGCATTTGCTAGTATTTTTAATAATGACTTGAAAGAGCAATTAAAGTAG
- a CDS encoding glutaminyl-peptide cyclotransferase has product MKLHNIFIITFLSLMVFACGDEKKSTLPPFSLKIDGKTEKFPLNTTLKAEILNKEKLVITNVDYTINDEKLINLSKNLLMLETTIPKNTLLGKQVLKATITYDDGKTKVVSDQLTILSNIKPKIYTYKIVNTFPHDIKAYTQGLEFFRDTLFESTGRRGQSSLRKVDYKTGKIYQKVDLDRKYFGEGITILNDKLYMLTWESNTGFVYNPDNLERLSTFTYQNSKQGWGLCNDGEKLFKSDGTEKIWILDPSTLKEQYAIQICDHKQTYIKANELEFIDGKIFANSYQNPSMMIINPKNGALEGIVDFRGLKEKVTNHSQIDVFNGIAFNAKTNTYFVTGKYWDKLFEVEILEK; this is encoded by the coding sequence ATGAAATTACATAATATATTCATAATCACATTTTTAAGTTTGATGGTTTTTGCCTGTGGCGATGAAAAAAAATCAACATTACCTCCTTTTTCGTTAAAGATTGATGGAAAAACGGAGAAATTCCCGCTTAATACAACGCTAAAAGCGGAGATTTTGAACAAAGAAAAGCTAGTTATCACGAATGTTGATTATACTATTAACGATGAAAAGTTGATCAATTTGAGCAAAAATCTGTTAATGTTAGAAACTACAATTCCTAAAAATACCTTATTAGGAAAGCAAGTTTTGAAAGCTACGATTACATATGATGATGGAAAAACTAAAGTTGTCAGCGATCAATTGACAATTTTATCAAACATAAAACCTAAAATTTACACGTATAAGATTGTAAATACGTTTCCGCACGATATAAAAGCATACACACAAGGTTTGGAGTTTTTTAGAGATACTTTATTTGAAAGTACGGGAAGGCGTGGACAATCATCATTACGAAAAGTAGATTATAAGACTGGAAAAATATATCAGAAAGTTGATTTAGATCGCAAGTATTTTGGCGAAGGAATTACCATTTTGAATGATAAGTTATACATGCTTACTTGGGAATCAAATACTGGTTTTGTGTATAATCCTGATAATTTGGAACGTTTGAGCACTTTTACGTATCAAAATAGTAAACAAGGTTGGGGATTGTGTAACGACGGCGAAAAGTTGTTTAAAAGTGACGGAACAGAAAAGATTTGGATTTTGGATCCTTCGACCTTAAAAGAACAATACGCGATTCAAATTTGTGATCATAAACAAACATATATCAAGGCTAACGAATTGGAATTTATTGATGGAAAGATTTTTGCGAATAGCTATCAAAATCCAAGTATGATGATTATTAATCCTAAAAATGGTGCGCTAGAAGGTATTGTTGATTTTAGAGGATTGAAAGAGAAAGTGACGAATCATTCACAAATTGATGTGTTTAACGGAATTGCTTTTAACGCTAAAACGAATACGTATTTTGTAACTGGAAAGTATTGGGATAAGCTTTTTGAAGTGGAGATTTTGGAGAAGTAG